The window TTATCAGTAGAGAAAGCCAGCCTGGCATCCAAGAAGCTACTTCAAAATGGCTCCAGACAGCCTGAAGGGAGGGACATAGCTACCCTGTCTCCCTGAGCTGACACACCCTGCCCAACTACAATGGCCTGCTTTGTGTGAAGTGCCCTCGCTGTCCCTATCCCCACCTCTGCCATCTCTTTGCAGATACATTCGCTGCCAGAAGGAGGTGGGAAAGAGCTTTGAGCGGCACAAACTGAAGAGGCAGGATGCAGATGCCTGGTAAAGTATCAGCCCTCTCCCCGCAGAAACTGTCAGGAGCTGACTCTGCTAGCCCCTCTGAATTACCCCTACCCCTGGAGCAGGATGGGCCAGCATAACCTACCAGGGCCTCCATAATCTCAGTCACTTTAGCCCGGAGATGTCTTTGCTCAACCTCTTGTCCACACCTCCTAGCATGCACTCCAGGGCCAGCTTCCAGGACCCACTGCCACCAGCTGCCTATTTGCTCTCATCTCTTGACCCTCCCCCAGGCTCTAGCTTGCCTGTCCCacggagattttttttctttttttttttttttggttttggttttggttttttgagacaggatttctctgtgtagctttgcgccttccctggatctcactctgtagaccaggctggcctcgaactcacaaagatccacctgcctctgcctcccaagtgctgggattaaaggcgtgcgccatcaccgcccggcctgGAGATTTTTATGTTTAGATTATGGTCATGCCTGGTCTTGTTCCCTTTACCCCACATTCTCAGGACTCTCTATAAGATTCTGGACAGCTGCAGACAGCTAACTCTGGCCCaaggggcaggggaggaggaCCCGAGTGGCATGGTGACCATCATCACAGGCCTTCATTTGGACAACCCCAGTGTACTCTCTGGGCCCATGCAGGTAGGTCACTGGTGAGGTGGGGAGTAGGTATTAGAGTCATCTTCAGACACACCCccgcatgcacacacgcgcacatgcacactcCAGACAAGCTGCCCCTTTCCCACCATCACCCCTCCCCAGTCCCACTCTGTCGGGTCAGGCCCTCCCTCACCTCCCGCCTCCCTCCGTCATCCCACAGGCTGCGCTGCAGGCCGCTGCCCAGGCCAGTGTGGATGTCAGGAATGTTCTGGACTTCTACAAGCAGTGGAAGGAGATGGGCTGAGAGGCACAGGCCCTGCAGTGGGGCTGACTCCAGATCCCTGTTCTCTCTGCAACCAGGACCTCCACCTGTAGTCACCCACCACACGCAGACTCAAGCAGGCCAACAGGAAGGCAGGCCAGCTGCACTGAGGCTGCGGGGAGGGCCCGGGAGCCAGCTGGGAGGATGGGGCCGTGTTGCTAAGGCGAAatcagggaggtgaggagggctTGGAGCAGGAGTGGCTTGAGGACCCCTGGCCAGCCTTCCACGGCAACCCCTGTGTCCCCCCCAGGGTGGGGCTGGCACGGGCCTGCATTTCACTGGAGCAGTTCCTGGACTTTGAGAGGAAAGGACACCAGAAGGCCCTGTTCTCACACAAGATACAGGGTGGGTGGGGCTGCGGGTCTGGGCCCCTAGCTCTCAGGAAAGTGTTGGGAGATACTGAGTGTGGGCATAGTTCTCTGCAGACCCTGCCCATCCTCAAGAACCTTCCCCCTTTTCTCCCATGGGGGACAGGGCAGCTCTttagccagctgtggtggctctTAGGGAAGCAGGGCCTGAAATGGCCTACACCGGAGCAGGGGCTGCACACTCCAAGGCCCCACTTCCTTTCTGCTGCTGCCCAGCTTCCAGGCCCACTTAGGATGTGGGCTGGCTGGCTATATGCCAGTGGTCATCCCTTCCCCACCAGTTCCACAGTCACTGTGCTTGGTGCTCTTGGCCGCTGTGCTGAGGTAAGGGGTGCCAAGGAAGGAGTGAGGGCCAAGGCCACCCCTCTCACCATCcagggagagctggaggaagggtgGCAGAGAAGCAAGATCCCTGGAAGCTGCTTACTCGGGGCCTCTGCCCTGAACTACCCTCCTTTGCCCATCCCCAGAACTAGAGCCCTGGTGGGCTAAGCATGGGCTGGCTTTTGGAGTGTCAGTGACACAGGAGCAGAGATCATGAATAGCTCAGGGTCGGACTGGTGCCCTGAGAGCACAGAGCTTAGGGGAGGCTCTGGCCATGGCTACCCCAGGTCCACCCTTCAGCCTGGAAGCTGAGCACAGCTGGGGCTGGGATCTTTTCTGCTCCCCCTCCTTACCCCAACTGGCCTAGCTGCTTTGGCTGTGCTTAGAGGAGCTGGCTTCCTGCCTTCCACTAAGACAGAGGGGCTGGGAAAACCAGGGGACAGTTGGGGTTATCCCATTTCCAATTCTGGCAGACTTGAGACTCAAGCATCACTTAATAAAGacccctcccccaagcccacTCTGTCTGCTGTGCCTTCTGTACAGGAGTCTTGCTGTGGGTTaggaatggggaggggggtggaaCCTGATGTGTTTAGAAGTACTCTACTGTTTGAGAGTGATAGCCTTTTCAGTGGGAAATCACTGCACACCTTGAAAAGGAGATCTCTTAAGTGCTTGGCCAACTGAGACTAAGGCCCAAATAAGAGTCTGCTTTgacggggctgaagagatgacttagtggCCAAAAGCACTtgtttcttgcagaggacccaagttcaagtcctccatggtggctcacagccatccataaccccagttccaggggatctgatgtcatcCACTTggggcttccacaggcaccaggcacacacatggtgtgggTTCATCTAGGCAAAACAGTCAAACTCACACAAAATGGACCTTGAACAGAAGATTTTACTGACATATAGTTATACTTAACGTTTCACCAACACTGTCACCCTTAAGTCTCTTTCAGCCCCCAGCCCCGGGTTGCACTTAACTTAAACAGGAGCAGGAGACTGCAAGTCTTAAGCATTTAGATTTACGCAAAGATAGGACATATTGCCAGAACTTTTTAAGCGTACAagtggtttggtttggctttttaagacggtttggtttctctgtgtagcactggctgttcgGGAACtctctgtaagccaggctggcctcgaactcagagatcctcctgcttctgcctcccaagtgctgggattaaagatgtgtgccactatcctggccagtgttttgttttttgtttatgttttttttttattttcgagacagggtttctctgtggacagtcttggctgtcctgaaactctgtagcccaggctgggctccaactcgcagagatccacctgcctctgcctcccaagtgttaggattaaaagcgtgtgccagggttggggatttagctcagtggtagagcttgcaagcacaaggccctgggtttggtcctcagctctgggaaaaaataaaaaaagatgtgtgccaccactgacctgCCAGTGTTCTTTTTTTGGAATAGTTTTTACCCAGGGTCTTGCCCACCCGGCAGAATTGTGTTCTTCCGGATAAGAGCAAAGATGACTTAATAGCAGACCTGGACCCTGGACTCAGGGGTGCTTGTGACCCTTCGGTTGCCCTAAGCTTCCTTGTAAGAGGTTTGCCTTAGGTGGCCCATAAACCACTGTCTGTTTGTCATGAAACTGCCTAATGGCTTGTCCCCCTTGGTGAGTAAACATTTACATCCTAGCACCCACTTATCTTAACAGGCCTTGTTAGATGCTACTTACCTTTGGGGTACTTTGGAGGTAGTGCTCCGCTAGCTAAATTCCAATCATGTGACTTAACGTCTCCTAATCTATTAGTCCTTTGTAACATCACTACCACTGAACTGTATCACCAACACTTGTGGCTTCTAAATTGCTGTACAACCAACCTGGCCTTGGACTTGGGTAGTTCCTTCCGTTCTGGGATAGCCAGAAGCATCACCATTCCTGGTTTACAGATCAGTGTGAAGAAATCTACTGCCTGGGCCTAGTTTGGTGTCTTCCATGGGGAATAAGCAATGAGAGTTGAAGCTAAGGTTCTTTATACCTAACGCCACTGGATTGGCAACTCGAGTGTGAGcagcagaaaatattagaaagatttagagtgtggagataaactgatagaaaataaagggtagcctcgagagggcctggaacctattccaacgggcCCTTAGATCTCAGCcctaaggtatttatagaaatgccaaggggtggagcaaaagaccccgCCCCCCCAGCAcacaagtgcagaccatctccacacctgcactcaggccaggccccaggtccGATCATCGTCTccgcagtcctgctgggtaaagtcaAGCAAGAACCTCAAAACGGGCTCCACATTGCAGTGTCGGGGTAAATCGGGTTCGTGTGCCCTTCCCAGATAGGCCAACATTCACCAAGGGCAAAGCAGGGATGCCTTCTGAGATGCAGCTGAAATTGGTTTTGGAATGTCCTGCCTAGCAACCTCAGATCCCGGGGAACTTGGATCAGGTGTCCTGGTCAGAGGGTAGATCCCAGCTTGGGCCCCTGGCCTGGTGAAGACAGCTCAGTAAAGTGGGCCCCGACACACGCTGAAGGGCTGGCGGTGTGTAGGAGGCCAAGTGAGCTGCCTGCTAATGGGGCTGGGCCACCCCGTGCTACTCCAAGACTGGCAGACAAGGCTAAGATtgttccccagcctccctctgtctcccatccTGCCGGGCCTGGCCCACATCCCCAGCCACTCTTCTCCCTGTCAGGCTGACTGGCAGGAACCAGAGACTGCCTGTGGAGTCCGGTCAGCTCCCATCTGAGGAAATGGAGATGAAGCATCGGCCCAACCCCACATTCCTCTCTGCAGCAGAGATCTCCAGATGCTTTGCCGAGGGCTGACGGACCCCTCCCAGGACAGGGGGGTTGCAGTCAGGACAGGCGCTCTCCTACACCGCCTCTACATTTGGGATGAAGGGCCTGGGGACCAGGTTTGTGTTGTCACGCTGGGCCAGGTCCTCAGCATCGAGCTCAGAGGACAGACCAACGCAGTGAAGTCCCCTAGACGTCGCTCCGGGACGGGCGGGGCTGGCggcaggaagagagggtggaCTTGCTGGGAAGTTTAGCCAAGGGCCGGAGGAAGGGTCCCGTGGGTCTCGTCCGTGGCCCCGCCCACTCATCAGCCCCGCCCCCGCCGGTGCCAAGGAATGTGCTGCGCCAGGCGACTGCGAGGCGGGCCGAGCCGAGGCCACCCGACGCGGCGCACAGGTCTGGGCCGAGGGGCGCGGGACCCAGGAGGGGCAGGGGTCCCAAGTGGCCTCACGGGCACGAGTGGTGTCCTCCGAGAAGAGAAGGGCACCCCTCATTCCTTGCCCTGCTTAATTAAACAGTTTCCCCGAGGGCACTAATTTTGTCTGCAGGTCTCCGTCCTCTGccggggtgtgggtggggggtcCTACAGTCAGGGTTCTAACAGGGGGCCGTTCGCTGCGGGGTGCCCTTGCTGCACGCCAGCAGAGGCTGAGGACCTCTCCTGCAGGACTGGATGCCCCAGGCTAGGGccagggaggaaaagggaaacaGTTGTGGCCAGCACCAGCTGCCACCCGTGTAGGAGCCCATCTTGGGCTCAGTGGCTGACTCTACCCCGAATCCAGTCGTAGGAACCTGTGGATGGGTGCCAATCCCTGACCCGCCCCTGTTCTGTCTCCAGGTCAACGGGGAGGAACCTGGCCACCATGCTCAGTCTCAAGCTGCCTCAACTTCTTCGAGTCCACCAGGTCCCCCGGGTGAGGGTCCCCAACCCATCAACCTTGTCTCTCCCCAAAGGACTCATTGGGGCAGAGCTTTTTCTCTTGTTAGCTACTAGGGAAGTCCCTCCTGCGAGCTAACTTTGTTATCTTTCTGTTGCGGTATAGAACCTGCAACCCCTCCCCAAATGTCCCTCCATCCAGAGTCCCCTTCTGCAGaacaccctgtgtgtgtgtatcccccaTCCTATCTGACCCCAGGATAGTTCCGGGGTTTGGAAGGCTGTGGTAAGAAAGGAGTTGGAATTGAGTTTAGCTTGGGACCACTGTGATCTCCAGCGCATCTTCTGTCCTGTTTccagacatttttgtttttatttttcgagacagggtttctctgtgtagcctggctatcctggaactcactctgtagcccaggctggcctcgaactcacagagatctgcctgcctctgtctcccgagtgctgggattaaaggtgtgcaccaggcTACCAGACACTTTTCATGCAGCGGAAAGGCCTGCACCTTGACTCCTCTGCTCTCTCCCCCACCATCCCCAGGTGTTTTGGGAAGACAGCATCTTGTCTGGCTACCGACGCCCCACAAGCTCGGCCTTAGACTGTGTCCTCAGCTCCTTCCAGATGACCAATGAGACGGTCAACATCTGGACTCACTTCCTGCCCACCTGGTGAGCGAAGGCTCTGCCTTAGGTTTTGATGGGGTGCCCAGCGGGCAGGGACTGGGCAGGGACTGGGCAGGCACTGCGGCCCCAGCGCCTGAGCAGGTGCCCGGCACAGGTACTTTCTGTGGCGCCTCCTGGCGTTGGGCAGCCCGGGCTTCCGCGCAGAGCCGTACCACCTGCCCTTGCTGGTCTTCCTTCTGCCCGCCTGCCTCTACCCCTTCGCATCCTGCTGCGCGCACACCTTCAGCTCCATGTCGCCCCGTGCGCGCCACATCTGCTACTTCCTGGACTACGGGGCGCTCAGCCTCTATAGCCTGGGTGAGCTGAGGGCAGTGGGTGATGGTGGGGCGCAGAGGGCGAGCCCGCAGGCCTCAGCTCTCACCTCGCCGCAGGCTGCGCCTTCCCCTATGCCGCCTACTCCATGCCGACCTCCTGGCTGCACGGCCGCCTGCACCAGTTCTTCGTGCCCACTGCTGCGTTCAACTCTTTCCTGTGCACCGGTCTCTCCTGCTACTCGCGGTGGGTTCTGGACCTCCCCAGTGTCGGAAATGGTAGGCAGGCAGGGCTGTGGCTCAGGGTTACTACACAGCTTGAGCCACCCCAGTACCCTATCCAGTGTGCTGTCCTGGAAAGGCCCTTGTCTTTATGGCCACATAACAGATGTGTCATTTACACGGgggctggcggggggggggggggggggggcacaggacCCTGTGCCCTGAGGGCCTTCtcgtttttattattttctgtttattgtgTGCTTACCATACCTGCTGAGTTATCTCACCAGCCcgttccttcccctctcccttcacttattctttttccttgcttcttctttttctagacagggttctTCTGAGTAgctctggccgtcctggaactgactcagtagcccaggctggcctcgaactcagtgctttccccctgtctctgcctcccaagtgctgagacttaAGGCTGCCCGCACCACCACCGCCTTCAGACAGTGTCTTCAACTCTATggctgaccctcctgcctctacctcccagtgctgggcttacaggcatgccTCACGCACCTGCTTCCTGATGCTCTCTTAGCCACTGAGGTCCTTCACCCACTTTGACCCAAGACAACTTCTTACCTGTACTCACCCCAGAGATGGAGACCAACCCGCTTTTCTTGTCTGTCAGGTTCCCAGAGCTAGAAAGGCCCAGGTTCAGCAAGGCTCTGCGCACGGCCGCCTTTCTCTACCCCTTCCTGTTCGACAACCTCCCTCTGTTCTACAGGGTAAGGGTACCAGGGCCCTGCTCTGCCTGCCGTCTTGGCCTTAGGGTGTTCCGGgcctctctcctcagctctctgcctcctctccaggCGCAGGCCCCTGGTGCCCACCGCCTCGGCATCCCTGCCCCCATCAGATCTTAGATCTTAGCTGTACCCCTTGTTTCTTCTCCCGGGGACGCTCCCAAGcggctctcttttctttccccagcTGCAGCTGTGCTGGGGCAGGGCCCACAGCTGTGGGCAAGAGGCACTGAGCGCCAGCCACGTCTACCACCTCCTCTGTGCTCTGCTCACGGGCTTCCTTTTTGCAGCCCGTCTGCCAGAGCGCCTGGCACCTGGCCGCTTCGACTATATTGGTGAGCACGAGcctggctcaggctggcctggcagAGCAGGGAGGCTGCTGCCCCAAGTGCAGAGTGAGGTGGGGACATGGGGGTATCCTCGCCTGAGGGTGGGTGAGAAAGCCAAGAAGGCTACCccggcccctcccccagccctcagTAATCACAGAATTTAGGGCTTTACGCAACTCAGTCCAGTCGCTCTTCCAGAACCTTTAGGGGTCTGGTTTTCTTCCCAGGCCCAACGGACAGGTGACTACCCCGGGTTATAGGTGAATCTGGTCAAAACTGGGGTGGGTCTGTGCTTAACCAGTCCATCCCCACCTTCAGGCCATAGCCACCAGCTGTTCCATATCTGTGCAGTGCTGGGCACCCATTTCCAGCTGGAGGCAGTGCTGGTTGATATGGGATCCCGCAGAGCTTGGCTGGCCATGCAAGAACCCAGCCTTGGTCTGGAGGCCACCATGGCCACCTTGAGCCTGGCGGTGACTGGGAACCTGCTCATCATCGCTGCCTTCACAGCCTCTCTGCCTCGGATCCCCGAAACCTGTCCCCTGCTGCAGGGTGACCCGCTAGAAGCGGGTCTCCAGGCTAAACAGGAGTGAGGCCCGTCTCCGGGGCTGTcatggagggaggcagaggccgggcCTCATTGCTGTGGAGGAGCCCTGACAGGggcctgagaaggcagaggctgttCTGAGCCTGAACGGAGTGGCTGAAGAGAAGTCGGGACTGACTCGTGGGAGAACAGGACCCAAGAGGCGAGCGAAGGCCAGGAAGTGGAGACGGGTGCCCAGGCCCGAGCAGAGCTGGCAGGGTGGACCCTCATGTGGCCTCTGCCCTGAAATCTGCTCACCTCAGGTCATCCTGAGTGCTTGTGAGCCATCCGGACCACATACCGCCCTGCCAGATGGTGGCCCTTGTCAGCAACTGTGTGTCCACACACCAGCTGCCTGTCTTGCTCACCACTGTGACCAGGCTTCGCTGCTTCATGTGTTTGGATGTCCCCGGTGATATAATGGTTATGGTGGAGTCGCTGAGGGGAGGGGGCTGCTGGACTTTAGATGACACCTCCAGTGTTACCCATAACAAATAAACTGGACTGTAGCTTTCTGGGATTGAGTGTGAAGCCTCCCCACACCTCTACCCCCACCACAGTGGACAGACGCgagcctgcttcctcctctggacTTTATTCTGGAGCAGCTGTGCCACCCAGGGTAGGGAGAGGGAACAGGGAGAGTGGAGTCCTGGAGAGTAGCCAAAGCCGAGGCTGCCATCTGGCCCCAGGGCAACCCGTGCCCTAAGCAGTGGTGCCGTAGAAGCGGTTGTAGGCGTCCTGGAAGCCGATGTGGTCCGCTAGCTCATCACAACTGGGGTTGAACTCACACACCTCCCTCTTgggctccagaggatctgggtatGGGGCTGGGGCTCTGAGAAACACCATACAGCTGCGTCAACCAACATGGGGGACACGCACCTCCTTCCCACTGTACAAGAGGCTCCAGGGCCCGGGGCATTGGAGGATCAGTCTGCAATGTGCAGTCCTCGCAGTTCACAGACTACCTCCCCCCTGCCAATAAGGAAAGTGAACAGCTCTGGCCAGGTACTCCTTCCCACTTACCCAGGCCCATGACCCAGGTAACGGCGGAGCCTATTCACTACTTTGCTGCCCTCTTGCTTGGACACGAAGGCTGTGGAGCAGAGGGACAGGGTCAGGTGATTCTGGGtttgggagggaaggtgggggcagccAGGCAGAAAGCAGGGGGAGCTGAGGGTCTAGAAGACAGGGGGCAGGGCGGGGCTGAGGCTCCAGGCGTCCTACCAGTACCTTTGTCAGACTCAGAGGCACTGGGCTTTGCATCTGTAAAGGAAACAGCGTGCAGTTAGCTCTGTTCCATCCCCCTCTGCCTCCACGGTGCTTTGTCCCTTCCCCCTGCCTTCCCAGAGCAGATCCCGGGATCTTCAGGGGTGGGGTTTCCCACAGAAATGAACAAGGACACACACCTGCTGGGCCAGAGAGGCAGAACGCAGCCAGGGCCAGGAGCGTGAGCAGAGAGAGGGTCCTCATGGCGTCTGCCAGTTCTGCACCAGGATGCTGAATGGGACTTCTCGGCTCTGAGCCCTTCAGCCTCCAGTACCATTTATATCCACTGCCTGTGCCCCAATGTGCGCAGGCGGGGCAGGGGATGCTGCCAGGACTAATTGGGGGTCATGTGCcctggctcagcaggtcaaaCCCAAAGGATGCTGTGGTTGAGGATTGCAGCTGCCTGGGCAAGGCCCTGCGAGTGGAGTGTGGGCCACAATCAGAGGATGCCAGACTCGGAGACTGCCCTCGACCCCCACCCCCGGTGCCCCACCTCCCTagtctctgttttcttcctcgGCCTCAGCTGGAACACTGGCTGGGCCCTATGAGTACTTAGAGATGGCGCAGAGGTCTAAAATAGGTTTGGGACGAACTGGGCTCCAGATCTTATAGCCTGTGATTTTCAGTGTGTGCCACGAGGGCAGGCTCCAAACCCTGGGGAAGGAGTGGTCAGTAATGTCCTCATTTGCCCAGTGCAGGGCAAGggcagctcagctcagctcagcagggaaagggtCCGatagtgtgctggttagttttatggcGACTTGAGACGAAGCCTCAATTGAGAcaatgcctccgtaagatctgGCTatcaggcattttcttagtgactgatgggggaggcccagcccatggtgggtagtgccatccctgggctgctggtgtaagaaagtgggctgagcaagccacgtgGAGCAAAGCAGTAAGCTtcagccctccatggcctctgcatcagctctgcctccagactcCTGCCCTGACGTCCTTCATGAACAGTGATAtgcaagtgtaagccaaataacccccttcctcaagttgctttgccctactgtttcatcacagcaattagCAACCTTAACTAGGACAGGTAGCATGGGGCCAAGGGCCCAAAGCCCAGACCTAGGCTGACAAAGGTAAGGACGGCCTCTTCCATTCTGGCAGTGCGGAACACAGACCAGGGAGGTTGACCCTGCAAGGTGTACAGGGGTGGGATGCAAGTCTGGGTCCTGACCCTGTGGTCCCCGTCCTGCTGGGGTAGTGTCAACCTCAGACAGGGCCTGCTCCTGTGCCAGGTGATagagacagagggacagcatCCTAGCCTAAGGCCTGTCTCCCATGAGGGCCACCACTGTCTCCCAGCTTGGGCGGGGCTGGGGTAGAGAATGAGAAAGTGACCTGATtgacctttttggtttttcgagatagtcTCGggatgtagatcaggctggcctcaaactcagagatctgcctgcctctgcctccagagtgctgggattaaagacctgctaCACCCTACACCTCTCCCTGACCTGTCTTTGGTCACCTAGCCACCAGCTTGAATTCAGAATGGTGACAGCTGACAGCACAGG is drawn from Onychomys torridus chromosome 6, mOncTor1.1, whole genome shotgun sequence and contains these coding sequences:
- the Paqr6 gene encoding membrane progestin receptor delta isoform X3, whose product is MKGLGTRSTGRNLATMLSLKLPQLLRVHQVPRVFWEDSILSGYRRPTSSALDCVLSSFQMTNETVNIWTHFLPTCSMSPRARHICYFLDYGALSLYSLGCAFPYAAYSMPTSWLHGRLHQFFVPTAAFNSFLCTGLSCYSRFPELERPRFSKALRTAAFLYPFLFDNLPLFYRLQLCWGRAHSCGQEALSASHVYHLLCALLTGFLFAARLPERLAPGRFDYIGHSHQLFHICAVLGTHFQLEAVLVDMGSRRAWLAMQEPSLGLEATMATLSLAVTGNLLIIAAFTASLPRIPETCPLLQGDPLEAGLQAKQE
- the Paqr6 gene encoding membrane progestin receptor delta isoform X1, yielding MKGLGTRSTGRNLATMLSLKLPQLLRVHQVPRVFWEDSILSGYRRPTSSALDCVLSSFQMTNETVNIWTHFLPTWYFLWRLLALGSPGFRAEPYHLPLLVFLLPACLYPFASCCAHTFSSMSPRARHICYFLDYGALSLYSLGCAFPYAAYSMPTSWLHGRLHQFFVPTAAFNSFLCTGLSCYSRFPELERPRFSKALRTAAFLYPFLFDNLPLFYRLQLCWGRAHSCGQEALSASHVYHLLCALLTGFLFAARLPERLAPGRFDYIGHSHQLFHICAVLGTHFQLEAVLVDMGSRRAWLAMQEPSLGLEATMATLSLAVTGNLLIIAAFTASLPRIPETCPLLQGDPLEAGLQAKQE
- the Paqr6 gene encoding membrane progestin receptor delta isoform X2, with the protein product MLSLKLPQLLRVHQVPRVFWEDSILSGYRRPTSSALDCVLSSFQMTNETVNIWTHFLPTWYFLWRLLALGSPGFRAEPYHLPLLVFLLPACLYPFASCCAHTFSSMSPRARHICYFLDYGALSLYSLGCAFPYAAYSMPTSWLHGRLHQFFVPTAAFNSFLCTGLSCYSRFPELERPRFSKALRTAAFLYPFLFDNLPLFYRLQLCWGRAHSCGQEALSASHVYHLLCALLTGFLFAARLPERLAPGRFDYIGHSHQLFHICAVLGTHFQLEAVLVDMGSRRAWLAMQEPSLGLEATMATLSLAVTGNLLIIAAFTASLPRIPETCPLLQGDPLEAGLQAKQE
- the LOC118586036 gene encoding osteocalcin; the protein is MRTLSLLTLLALAAFCLSGPADAKPSASESDKAFVSKQEGSKVVNRLRRYLGHGPGAPAPYPDPLEPKREVCEFNPSCDELADHIGFQDAYNRFYGTTA